Proteins encoded within one genomic window of Phototrophicus methaneseepsis:
- a CDS encoding NAD(P)/FAD-dependent oxidoreductase — translation MTVSYWQINKNRQIQEADVLIVGAGLIGCAAAYFAAEMGHSVTIVDARDLAQGASGRNAGFMITGLDSYYHRAVAHYGEAVVKEMWALSRESIGFWRSIVARTGTVPYEQCGSLLLAESAEEAAELALAAKALEQAGFDIVYHEKDPLGRGYHAAIEQPQDGAVQPYELAQAVLSLSGAELISSNPVYAIGQTEPEVVTVYTQKTIYRARYVLLCTNAYSPFLDAFFVGKVIPTRAQALVTDPLPERVLHSCGYSRYGYMYYRCTFDNRFLIGGARDLYTDEEANTSEDRLNEHVQAALDAYIQRYFPDVQAPVAQRWSGIMGFSVDGLPQVGTLPGKPRVGYAVGFTGHGLSLGAGTAQRAIDYLLKGTSPGAVDAKRLS, via the coding sequence ATGACAGTCTCCTACTGGCAAATCAACAAAAATCGACAGATCCAGGAAGCCGATGTGCTCATTGTGGGTGCAGGTCTCATTGGCTGTGCGGCGGCTTACTTCGCCGCAGAGATGGGCCACAGCGTTACGATTGTCGATGCGCGCGACCTGGCGCAGGGCGCCAGTGGGCGCAACGCCGGATTCATGATTACGGGACTGGATAGCTATTATCATCGCGCTGTAGCGCATTATGGCGAAGCCGTGGTCAAAGAAATGTGGGCACTCTCTCGTGAGAGCATCGGCTTCTGGCGCAGTATTGTAGCGCGTACAGGCACTGTTCCCTATGAACAATGTGGGTCGCTGTTATTGGCAGAAAGTGCGGAAGAAGCGGCAGAATTGGCCCTGGCGGCAAAAGCACTGGAGCAAGCCGGGTTCGATATTGTCTATCATGAAAAGGACCCCTTAGGACGCGGCTATCATGCTGCCATCGAACAGCCACAGGACGGGGCTGTGCAGCCTTACGAACTCGCACAAGCGGTGCTGAGTTTGAGCGGCGCGGAACTCATCAGCAGCAACCCGGTTTATGCCATCGGACAGACAGAACCAGAAGTCGTCACCGTCTACACACAAAAGACGATCTATAGAGCGCGTTATGTGCTGCTGTGCACCAATGCCTATTCGCCCTTCCTGGACGCATTCTTCGTAGGCAAGGTCATCCCGACGCGGGCCCAGGCCCTCGTCACAGACCCACTGCCGGAGCGCGTATTGCACAGTTGCGGATACAGTCGCTACGGTTATATGTATTATCGCTGCACATTTGATAACCGCTTCTTAATTGGGGGTGCGCGCGACCTGTATACAGACGAAGAAGCCAACACCAGCGAAGACCGCTTGAACGAGCATGTTCAGGCCGCGCTCGATGCCTATATTCAGCGTTACTTCCCGGATGTGCAGGCCCCGGTCGCGCAGCGCTGGTCCGGGATTATGGGCTTCAGTGTCGATGGGTTGCCACAGGTGGGCACCCTGCCGGGTAAGCCCCGCGTCGGCTATGCGGTCGGCTTCACGGGGCATGGGCTTTCGCTCGGCGCAGGGACCGCCCAACGTGCCATCGACTATCTGCTAAAAGGCACTTCCCCCGGCGCAGTCGATGCAAAGCGGCTCAGCTAG
- a CDS encoding CARDB domain-containing protein — protein MKRRLLIVLILALTAVLTVTAQENIIEPIGEPEDPNINISFPPPVYVVHDRLEVRGTANLPSMANYFIEFRPLQVEPVIVSADGATATPQAEQPWFPATLPNATSVQDDVLGEWNTTTAPDGLYEIRLTVNITGSEPQFFRVSPIRIENNPPEFVEIPQATPTATQVNVQPRPTLAATPTAFDQSPTVTALVDANVRQGDSTAYDTVGALLTGESAPIVGISSSGNGWYYVQLSTGRRGFISPGIVRAEGNLANLPQIAPPFTPTPPATNTPVAVSNLAVNGAALQPATPTCATAFNVAVDVLNNGSGNTGTPITVTVRDRHVSSGTVTTSNSSTVPSLAPGQNFLVLIPLTVSVYYAEEHEILVTIDSGNVVPETNESDNTRTRTYTLAKGTCG, from the coding sequence ATGAAAAGACGCTTATTGATTGTGCTCATCCTGGCGCTGACGGCAGTTTTGACCGTTACTGCGCAGGAAAACATCATTGAACCTATCGGAGAGCCGGAAGATCCCAACATCAATATTTCCTTCCCGCCCCCTGTTTATGTGGTCCACGATCGCCTGGAAGTCCGTGGGACAGCCAACCTACCCAGCATGGCGAATTACTTCATTGAATTTCGCCCGTTGCAGGTAGAGCCTGTGATTGTTAGCGCCGATGGTGCGACAGCGACCCCACAGGCTGAACAGCCCTGGTTCCCCGCGACATTGCCAAATGCAACGAGTGTACAAGATGATGTATTGGGTGAATGGAACACCACCACCGCCCCGGATGGCCTTTATGAAATCCGCCTGACGGTGAATATCACGGGTAGTGAACCGCAGTTCTTCCGCGTCAGCCCAATTCGTATTGAAAATAACCCGCCGGAATTCGTGGAAATCCCTCAAGCAACCCCGACCGCCACACAGGTTAATGTGCAGCCGCGCCCGACATTGGCCGCGACGCCAACCGCCTTTGATCAAAGCCCGACAGTGACCGCGCTTGTCGATGCCAATGTGCGTCAGGGTGATAGCACCGCTTACGACACCGTAGGTGCTTTGCTGACAGGCGAAAGCGCCCCGATTGTGGGCATTAGCAGCAGCGGCAATGGTTGGTATTACGTCCAACTGAGCACGGGCCGCCGTGGCTTTATCTCTCCAGGGATTGTGCGTGCAGAGGGTAACCTCGCTAATTTGCCGCAGATCGCGCCGCCATTCACACCCACGCCACCCGCAACCAATACGCCTGTGGCTGTCTCTAACCTGGCTGTGAACGGTGCCGCCTTGCAGCCCGCAACACCGACGTGTGCCACCGCCTTTAACGTGGCTGTCGATGTCCTGAACAATGGCAGCGGCAACACCGGGACGCCCATCACCGTAACTGTTCGTGATCGCCATGTGTCATCCGGTACCGTAACGACCAGCAATTCCTCAACCGTCCCGTCACTTGCACCGGGGCAGAACTTCCTGGTCCTGATTCCGTTGACAGTGAGCGTGTACTATGCTGAGGAACATGAAATCCTGGTGACGATTGATAGTGGTAACGTCGTCCCTGAGACGAACGAGAGCGATAACACGCGCACCCGTACCTACACACTGGCAAAGGGTACCTGTGGCTAA
- a CDS encoding NUDIX domain-containing protein translates to MSNPPGYAPRDVFESMLEWMVIPTFDLVLVYGGQGVIIVRRKIAPYKDVWALPGLRMYKGESIDDTLQRIAKAEVGLEIDTSEKVLLGQFVGKFKTEHHRQDLSTGYIVQVPDNQPILINENHFYSYELATEIPDNMGAMYKYYLGEYFKKKP, encoded by the coding sequence ATGAGCAACCCACCTGGTTATGCCCCTCGTGATGTGTTTGAATCCATGCTGGAATGGATGGTGATTCCAACCTTCGACCTTGTGCTGGTTTATGGCGGCCAGGGCGTCATCATCGTGCGGCGCAAAATCGCGCCTTATAAGGATGTATGGGCTTTGCCAGGGCTGCGCATGTATAAAGGCGAGAGTATCGACGATACCTTGCAGCGTATCGCCAAGGCGGAGGTTGGCCTGGAGATTGACACCAGCGAGAAGGTGCTGTTGGGGCAGTTCGTTGGCAAGTTCAAAACCGAGCATCATCGTCAGGACCTGTCGACTGGCTACATCGTCCAGGTGCCGGATAATCAGCCGATCCTCATCAATGAAAATCACTTCTATAGCTATGAACTGGCGACGGAAATTCCCGATAATATGGGGGCCATGTACAAGTATTATCTGGGTGAATATTTCAAGAAAAAGCCATAA